One region of Manduca sexta isolate Smith_Timp_Sample1 chromosome 25, JHU_Msex_v1.0, whole genome shotgun sequence genomic DNA includes:
- the LOC115440804 gene encoding cilia- and flagella-associated protein 20, with product MFKNTFQSGFLSILYSIGSKPLQIWDKKVRNGHIKRITDNDIQSLVLEIVGTNVSTTYITCPADPKKTLGIKLPFLVMIIKNLKKYFTFEVQVLDDKNVRRRFRASNYQSTTRVKPFICTMPMRLDEGWNQIQFNLADFTRRAYGTNYVETLRVQIHANCRIRRVYFSDRLYSEDELPAEFKLFLPIQNKAKMAVAT from the exons atgtttaaaaacacatttcaGTCCGGATTCCTATCAATTCTTTACAGCATAGGCAGCAAACCTTTGCAAATTTGGGACAAAAAGGTTCGCAATGGGCACATAAAGAGGATTACGGACAACGACATACAGAGTCTAGTGCTCGAAATAGTCGGCACCAATGTGAGCACTACGTACATAACATGCCCAGCCGATCCGAAGAAGACCCTGGGCATCAAATTACCGTTTTTggttatgattataaaaaacctaaaaaaatacttcacgTTCGAAGTTCAG GTCCTTGACGACAAAAACGTACGAAGACGGTTCAGAGCGAGCAATTATCAGTCGACGACTCGAGTGAAGCCCTTCATATGTACAATGCCCATGCGATTGGACGAGGGCTGGAATCAAATACAGTTCAATCTTGCCGACTTCACAAGGAGAGCGTACGGGACTAACTATGTTGAGACCTTGAGAGTTCAAATACATGCAAATTGCAGGATCAGAAGGGTTTACTTCTCCGACAGGCTGTATTCTGAAGACGAGCTGCCAGCAGAATTCAAGCTGTTTCTACCAATACAGAATAAGGCCAAAATGGCAGTGGCCACATGA